Sequence from the Paenibacillus riograndensis SBR5 genome:
CACCAGACGGATTCCAGAGATTATGTGCTGGACCATGCCCAGGAGCTGTCACCGGAGGTTGCCAAATCGCATATTGACCTGTATGTCAATGAGTTCACCATGAACCTGGGCGATGACGGCTATGCCGCCATTACGGCCCTCCTGAACCGCGCCGCCGCCGAAGGGCTGGTTCCGGCAGTTGATCCGGTGCTGCTGCGGTAGCACGCAGACAGAAGACATTCCGCCGGTTCCCGATTCACATGCTAACGCTCCGGGAGCCGGCTTTTTCTTCCCTTGGGGCCCAGCATCCCGCCCTCCTTGATTAATATTGCGCCTTAGACTACGCTGGCAGTAGAAAGACAACCCTTCCGCGCATTCGCGGACAGGCGATGATATTTTGAAGAAGAACCTTAAGCCTGCAACCACCCCCGGTGCAACAGTCTTAAGACTTCACCCTATCTGAAGTCCCAATAACAATTTTCCCGGTTTGGACATCGTATTTACAAGATAGAAGAATAAATTAAGAACAACGAGGAGGATTTGATGTGATCCCTGCCGGCAACAGCAAGCCAAATATCGAACGTTTCCTGGGCTTCCAGGATGAGTACGACCGCTACCGGCCAGAAGCTCCGCCGATTGTCGTTGAACTGCTTACCCAATACCTGGGCCGCAGACCTTCACTGGTGGCCGATGTGGGCTGCGGAACCGGGCTGTCCACCTTTCTCTGGAAGGATGCAGCGGATACTGTAACCGGAGTGGAGCCTAATCCTGATATGCTGGGCAAAGCGCTGGAAAAATTGAGTCTTTTGGAGGCTTCGGCACCCTCTCTGTCCTTTATTCAGGGCTTTTCCAACCAGCTTCCTTTCTCACCGGACAGCGTGGATATCATCACCTGCTCGCAATCGTTCCACTGGATGGACCCGGACAGTACGCTGCAGGAAGTCTCCCGTTGTCTCCGCCCGGGCGGAATATTTGCCGCCTACGATTGCGACTGGCCGCTGGTCCTGCAGCCGGATATTGAGGCCCGCTACAACCATCTGATCGCCGCTTCCGACGCCTGGCTTGCAGAGCTTCAGCCCGCTGCCGAGCAGGCCCGCAAATGGGACAAAGAAGGGCATTTGTCCCGGATGAAGGCCAGTGGCGTTTTCACCTATGCGCGGGAAATTGTTTTTCATAATACGGAAAACTGTGATGCCCAGCGTTATGTCGGGCTCATGCTTAGTCAAGGCGGAATCCAAACCGTCCTTAAGCTTGACCCAGCTGTTCTGACACAGGATATTGCCGGGTTCACGGCAGATGTGGAGCAGTTTTTTCAAGGCCGGACCTTGCCTGTGCTGATCAGCTACCGGATGCGGGTCGGCGTGAAATAATTTCTACGGCCGGCAGTCCTGGTTATATTGCCGTATTTGACTTCCTGTTTGACTATATTTCGTGTTTGACTTACATTGCGTTTGAATTACTTCATGTTTGACTTACTTCGTGTTTGACC
This genomic interval carries:
- a CDS encoding class I SAM-dependent methyltransferase — protein: MIPAGNSKPNIERFLGFQDEYDRYRPEAPPIVVELLTQYLGRRPSLVADVGCGTGLSTFLWKDAADTVTGVEPNPDMLGKALEKLSLLEASAPSLSFIQGFSNQLPFSPDSVDIITCSQSFHWMDPDSTLQEVSRCLRPGGIFAAYDCDWPLVLQPDIEARYNHLIAASDAWLAELQPAAEQARKWDKEGHLSRMKASGVFTYAREIVFHNTENCDAQRYVGLMLSQGGIQTVLKLDPAVLTQDIAGFTADVEQFFQGRTLPVLISYRMRVGVK